From a single Anomaloglossus baeobatrachus isolate aAnoBae1 chromosome 4, aAnoBae1.hap1, whole genome shotgun sequence genomic region:
- the LOC142302248 gene encoding E3 ubiquitin-protein ligase TRIM39-like, which produces MASADLRDELLCSICRNIYTDPVTLRCGHNFCRDCIDGVLDTESGYGVYTCPECRATFRKWPPLQRNIALSNIVDNFMSTHPHQEEITGIRCTYCIHSPVSAVRSCLQCEVSLCEKHLKVHSKTAKDHVLTEPSTSIKNRQCSVHRKILEYYCTEDAACICASCSLAGEHQGHLVEMLEEASEKKKKKLRNVLQKLIKKREKTEERVWSLEERRRKAQEQASGEVERVTALFIDIKRRVDDLEKKILSEISRREEQVSQPPSDLIQKLEIKKDELSRNMRHIEELCNMTDPLTVLQDPETGDLCDPEEDRGDEDTGGHDRGDEDTGGDDRGAELILHISHTLSDMIRDINVTFYGEDPADILLDVKTAHNNLLISDDLKTVTWTKIRQNRPETAERFQYNQVMSRRGFTSGRHYWDVEISGSRWWKVGMCYPSIDRSGDHSQIGDNNKSWSLYRRLLYNNQYSVTHDSKVIQLPHLISSDRVRICLDYEAGQLSFYELCDPIRHLHTFTAAFTEPLHAALCVSGGSVKISGKSSCEEPSSSKKIHPAIGDITGSRIYDWWSIQPVAGVS; this is translated from the coding sequence ATGGCGTCTGCTGATCTGAGAgacgagctgctctgctccatctgtaGGAACATTTATACAGATCCTGTaaccctgagatgtggacacaacttctgccgggacTGTATTGATGGAGTGCTGGATACAGAGAGCGGGTATGGAGTTTacacctgtcctgaatgtagagcaACATTTCGGAAGTGGCCTCCACTACAGAGGAACATAGCTCTGTCCAATATAGTGGATAATTTCATGTCTACTCATCCACACCAGGAGgagatcaccgggatccgctgcacTTACTGCATTCACTCTCCTGTATCGGCTGTTAGATCCTGTCTGCAGTGTGAGGTGTCTCTGTGTGAGAAACACCTGAAAGTTCACAGCAAAACAGCCAAAGATCATGTGCTAACAGAACCCAGCACTTCTATAAAAAATAGACAATGTTCTGTCCATAGgaagatcctggaatattactgcactgaggacgctGCTTGTATCTGTGCGTCCTGCAGTTTGGCTGGAGAACATCAGGGCCAcctagtggagatgctggaggaggcgtctgagaaaaagaagaagaaactgAGAAATGTTCTCCAGAAACTGATCAAAAAAAGAGAGAAAACTGAGGAAAGAGTTTGGAGTCTGGAGGAGCGCAGGAGAAAAGCTCAAGAACAAGCATCTGGAGAAGTTGAGAGAGTCACTGCACTGTTCATagacatcaagagacgggtggacgacctggagaagaagatcctgagtgagatctccagaCGGGAAGAGCAGGTGTCACAACCACCGTCTGATCTGATCCAGAAGCTGGAAATAAAGAAGGACGAACTGTCCAGGAatatgaggcacattgaggagctgtgtaacatgactgatccactgaccgtcttacaggatCCAGAAACtggggacttgtgtgatcctgaggaggacagaggtgatgaggacacaggagggcatgacagaggtgatgaggacacaggaggagatgatCGGGGTGCGGAGCTGATCTTACACATATCCCACACATTATCTGATATGATAAGAGATATAAATGTGACCTTCTATGGGGAggatcctgcagacatattactggatgtaaaaACAGCTCATAATAATCtccttatatcagacgacctgaaaactgtGACCTGGACAAAAATAAGACAgaatcgtccagaaacagcagagagattccagtataatcaggtgatgagcaggaggggatttacctcaggacgacattactgggatgtaGAGATCAGTGGTTCTCGTTGGTGGAAGGTGGGGATGTGTTACCCCAGTATAGACAGGAGCGGAGATCACTCACAGATTGGAGATAATAATAAGTCCTGGAGTTTATATAGAAGGCtactatataataatcagtattcaGTGACACATGACAGTAAAGTGATCCAGTTACCGCACCTGATCTCCAGTGATAGagtcaggatctgtctggattatgaggccgggcagctgtccttttatgagctgtgtgaccccatcagacacctacacaccttcactgccgccttcaccgagccccttcatgctgcatTATGTGTATCTGGTGGTTCTGTAAAGATATCAGGGAAGAGCAGCTGTGAGGAGCCTTCATCGTCAAAAAAAATCCACCCAGCAAttggtgacatcacaggaagtagaatCTATGATTGGTGGAGCATTCAGCCAGTGGCAGGAGTCTCCTGA
- the LOC142302249 gene encoding LOW QUALITY PROTEIN: E3 ubiquitin/ISG15 ligase TRIM25-like (The sequence of the model RefSeq protein was modified relative to this genomic sequence to represent the inferred CDS: inserted 2 bases in 1 codon; deleted 2 bases in 2 codons) → MASADLRDELLCSICRNIYTDPVTLKCGHNFCRVCIDGVLDTEGGYGDYSCPECRATFRKWPPLQRNITLCNCNIVENYLSSQPHQEEITGIRCTYCIHSPVPAVRSCLLCEASVCDNHLRVHSKGPEHVLTDPSTSLEKRKCSVHKNILIYYCSEDDACICVSCSLVGEHRGHRVEMLNEASLKKIEKLRDVLQKMIIKREKTVESVQSLEERRRKAQEKASGEAEKVTVLFIDIRRRVDDLEKKVLNEISRWEEKVSLPLSDVIQRLEIKKDELSRKMRHIEELCNMPDPLTVLQDPDTGDLCDPEEGGGDEDTGGHDGGDEDTWGHDGGDEDTWGHDGGDEDTGGHDGGDEDTWGHDGGDRGVDLISHISQTLSDIIRDIYVTFYVQDPAEILLDVNTAANHLLISDNIKTATWTGITQDRPETAERFQDDQVMSRRGFTSGRHYWDVEISRSDLWIMRMCYPSIDRRGRQSIIGNNNKSWCLYRGWVCNNQCSVRHDCKVIRLPQQISSNRFRICLDXEAGQLSFYELRDPIRHLHTFTAAFSEPLHAALYVYNGCIKIPGGSTVRNHRHRNPPSGW, encoded by the exons ATGGCGTCTGCTGATCTCAGAgacgagctgctctgctccatctgtaGGAACATTTATACCGATCCTGTAACCCTGAAATGTGGACACAACTTTTGCCGAGTCTGTATTGATGGAGTGCTGGATACAGAGGGCGGGTATGGAGattattcctgtcctgaatgtagagcaACCTTTCGGAAGTGGCCTCCACTACAGAGGAACATAACTCTATGTAAT TGTAATATTGTGGAGAATTATCTATCTTCTCAGCCACATCAGGAGgagatcaccgggatccgctgcacTTACTGCATTCACTCTCCTGTACCGGCTGTTAGATCCTGTCTGCTGTGTGAGGCTTCTGTGTGTGATAATCACCTGAGAGTTCATAGCAAAGGACCAGAACACGTCCTaactgatcccagcacttctcttgagaaaaggaaatgttctgtccataagaaCATCCTGATATATTACTGCTCTGAGGACGAtgcttgtatctgtgtgtcctgcagtttggTCGGAGAACACCGGGGGCATCGGGTGGAGATGCTGAATGAGGCCTCcttaaaaaaaatagaa aaactGCGAGATGTCCTCCAGAAAATGATCATAAAGAGAGAGAAGACCGTGGAAAGCGTCCAAAGTTTGGAGGAGCGCAGGAGAAAAGCTCAAGAAAAAGCATCTGGAGAAGCCGAGAAAGTCACTGTCCTGTTTATagacatcaggagacgggtggacgacctggagaagaaggtcctgaaTGAGATCTCCAGGTGGGAAGAGAAAGTGTCACTGCCACTATCTGATGTGATCCAGAGGCTAGaaataaagaaggacgagctgtccaggaagatgaggcacattgaggagctgtgtaacatgccTGATCCGCTGACCGTCTTACAGGATccagacaccggggacttgtgtgatcctgaggagggcggaggtgatgaggacacagggggacatgatggaggtgatgaggacacatggggacatgatggaggtgatgaggacacatggggacatgatggaggtgatgaggacacagggggacatgatggaggtgatgaggacacatggggacatgatggaggtgatcggGGTGTGGATCTGATCTCACACATATCACAAACATTATCTGATATAATAAGAGATATATATGTGACCTTCTATGTACAGGATCCTGCAGAgatattactggatgtaaacacgGCTGCTAATCATCTCCTTATATCGGACAACATTAAAACTGCGACCTGGACAGGAATAACACAGGatcgtccagaaacagcagagagattccaggatgatcaggtgatgagcaggaggggatttacctcaggacgacattactgggatgtggagatcaGTAGGTCAGATTTGTGGATTATGAGGATGTGTTACCCCAGTATAGACAGGAGGGGGCGTCAGTCAATCATTGGAAATAATAACAAATCCTGGTGCTTATATAGAGGGTGGGTGTGTAATAATCAGTGTTCAGTGAGACATGATTGTAAAGTGATCCGGTTACCTCAGCAGATCTCCAGTAATAGGTTCAGGATCTGTCTGGA TGAGGCCGGGcagctgtccttttatgagctgcgtgaccccatcagacacttacacaccttcactgccgccttctccgagccccttcatgctgcatTATATGTATATAATGGTTGTATAAAAATACCAGGGGGATCAACTGTGAGGAACCATCGACATAGAAATCCGCCCAGCGGCTGGTGA